From one Solanum lycopersicum chromosome 12, SLM_r2.1 genomic stretch:
- the LOC101055567 gene encoding calmodulin-binding transcription factor SR2 isoform X1: MAESGYNTNDLVQEGRFRWLRPAEVLFILQNHDDRQLAHQPPQKPASGSMFLFNKRVLRYFRKDGHSWRKKKDGRTVGEAHERLKVGNAEALNCYYAHGEKNSNFQRRSYWILDPAYEHIVLVHYRDITEGRQIAAFMSQSSPISSTFPLSPSLYSTQHPGFNVPGTESYQQYQDESRPGYGEICSDAVIHSNGMNVSDITRMMEGVSNSPKVEISQALRRLEEQLNLNDDSSSDIYSLYSEIENSNDAENVVHDKSSLVQIQDNSNNFLFLPHSGESSESRDQLLNLDNSMWKEMLDHCRSSPASQPQAKCFEKLDENGMLQTSSGSEPIEAIKSDRWPIIGGKEALKCSVTNLKQVDDFKYIGCAQINVFGSYPDQCTTIFDQDQIGISSETNMSLTIVQKQKFTIHDISPDWGYASDATKVVIIGSYLCNPSEYTWTCMFGDTEVPVQIIKDGAIRCQAPPHLPGKVALCVTTGNRTPCSEVREFEYRAKFDDRGQNVVPEVGGASKSSEELLLLVRFVQMLLSDSSVQIGDGSELSNDILEKSKASEDSWSQVIESLLFGTSTSTVTIDWLLQELLKNKLQQWLSSKLQVKNNEMVYSLSRKDQGIVHMIAGLGFEWALHPVLNAGVSANFRDIRGWTALHWAARFGREKMVASLIASGAFAGAVTDPSSQDPFGKTAASIASSCGHKGVAGYLSEVALTSHLTSLTLEECDVSKGTADIEAEQTISNITTTSPVTHEDQLSLKDTLDAVRNAAQAAARIQSAFRAHSFRKRRLREAAHVATTCRDEYCILSNDVLGLSAASKLAFRNVRDYNSAALSIQRKYRGWKGRKDFLVFRQKVVKIQAHVRGYQVRKEYKVCWAVGILEKVVLRWRRRGVGLRGFRLEDEPIEESENEDILKLFRKQKVDAAINEAVSRVLSMVDSPEARQQYRRILEKYRQAKAEVAGAKSDAISTAHSDISNVENNDVYHS, from the exons ATGGCAGAATCAG GATACAACACAAATGATTTGGTTCAGGAAGGACGTTTTAGGTGGTTAAGACCTGCAGAGGTGCTCTTCATACTACAGAATCATGACGATCGCCAACTTGCGCATCAACCACCTCAAAAGCCAGCTA GTGGATCTATGTTTCTCTTTAATAAGAGGGTCCTCAGGTACTTCCGTAAAGATGGTCATAGTTGGCGtaaaaagaaggatggaaggACTGTAGGAGAGGCACATGAGCGGCTTAAG GTTGGAAACGCTGAAGCCCTAAATTGTTATTATGCACATGGTGAGAAGAACTCTAATTTCCAGAGGCGCAGCTATTGGATATTGGATCC TGCCTACGAGCACATTGTTCTGGTTCACTACAGAGATATAACTGAG GGGAGGCAGATTGCAGCATTCATGTCACAGTCATCTCCAATTTCCTCTACTTTCCCTCTGAGTCCCAGCTTATATTCTACTCAACATCCAGGCTTCAATGTTCCTGGTACTGAATCTTATCAACAATACCAGGATGAATCTAGACCTGGATATGGAGAAATTTGTTCTGATGCAGTTATCCATAGTAATGGGATGAATGTCTCGGACATCACCAGGATGATGGAGGGGGTGAGCAACTCACCGAAGGTTGAGATAAGTCAAGCATTGCGAAGACTTGAGGAGCAGTTAAATTTAAATGATGACAGCTCGTCGGATATTTATTCACTCTATAGTGAGATTGAGAACTCAAATGATGCTGAAAATGTCGTGCATGACAAAAGTTCACTTGTCCAGATCCAGGacaattcaaataattttctgTTCCTGCCTCATTCAG GTGAGAGCAGTGAATCTCGGGATCAGCTTTTGAACCTGGATAATAGCATGTGGAAAGAGATGCTGGATCACTGCAGGAGCTCTCCGGCTTCTCAGCCACAAGCCAAATGTTTTGAAAAGTTGGACGAGAAT GGAATGCTACAAACTTCGTCAGGAAGTGAACCAATAGAAGCAATAAAAAGCGATAGGTGGCCTATAATTGGTGGAAAGGAAGCTCTGAAAT GTTCTGTGACAAATCTTAAGCAAGTCGACGATTTCAAGTATAttggatgtgcacaaataaATGTTTTTGGATCCTATCCTGACCAGTGTACAACAATATTTGACCAAGATCAGATTGGAATTTCTTCTGAAACTAATATGAGCTTAACAATTGTCCAGAAGCAGAAATTTACTATTCATGATATATCTCCTGATTGGGGTTATGCATCTGATGCAACAAAG GTAGTTATAATTGGATCGTATCTCTGCAATCCATCAGAGTACACGTGGACTTGTATGTTTGGTGATACTGAAGTTCCTGTTCAGATCATTAAGGACGGTGCCATCCGCTGCCAGGCGCCTCCTCACTTGCCAGGTAAAGTCGCACTTTGTGTTACTACTGGCAATAGGACACCTTGCAGTGAAGTAAGAGAGTTTGAATACCGTGCTAAGTTTGATGATCGTGGTCAAAATGTCGTACCTGAAGTCGGAGGAGCTTCTAAGAGTTCGGAGGAACTGTTGCTACTTGTCAGATTTGTGCAGATGCTTCTATCTGACTCATCAGTGCAGATAGGAGATGGTTCTGAGTTGAGCAATGATATCTTGGAGAAGTCCAAAGCAAGCGAAGATTCATGGAGCCAAGTTATTGAATCTCTTTTATTTGGCACTTCAACATCAACCGTAACCATTGATTGGCTTCTACAAGAGCTTTTGAAAAACAAGTTGCAACAGTGGCTTTCATCCAAATTGCAAGTAAAAAATAACGAAATGGTTTATTCCTTGTCCAGGAAAGATCAAGGAATAGTGCACATGATTGCTGGCCTGGGGTTTGAGTGGGCTTTGCACCCAGTTTTAAATGCTGGAGTAAGTGCTAACTTCCGTGATATTCGTGGCTGGACTGCCCTGCACTGGGCTGCACGCTTTGGAAG GGAAAAAATGGTTGCATCACTCATAGCATCTGGTGCATTTGCTGGAGCTGTTACTGATCCGTCATCACAAGATCCGTTTGGGAAAACTGCTGCATCAATTGCTTCTAGCTGTGGTCACAAGGGAGTTGCAGGCTATCTTTCAGAGGTGGCTCTCACCAGCCATTTGACGTCCCTCACATTAGAGGAATGTGACGTCTCAAAGGGGACTGCTGATATTGAAGCAGAACAAACTATCAGTAATATAACAACCACGAGTCCTGTCACACACGAGGATCAACTTTCTCTAAAGGACACTTTAGATGCAGTCCGCAATGCAGCTCAGGCTGCTGCTCGCATACAATCTGCATTCCGAGCACATTCATTCAGGAAGAGACGACTGAGAGAAGCTGCGCATGTTGCTACCACTTGCAGAGATGAATATTGTATCCTCTCAAACGATGTTCTTGGGCTTTCAGCTGCCTCAAAGTTGGCATTCCGTAATGTGCGGGACTATAACTCAGCAGCATTATCTATTCAGAGGAAATATCGGGGATGGAAAGGCCGGAAAGACTTCCTAGTATTTCGTCAGAAAGTAGTGAAGATACAG GCTCATGTACGAGGATATCAGGTTAGAAAGGAATACAAGGTATGTTGGGCTGTGGGTATTTTAGAGAAGGTGGTGCTAAGGTGGCGTCGACGGGGTGTTGGTCTTCGGGGATTCCGACTAGAAGATGAACCCATCGAGGAAAGTGAGAATGAAGACATTCTCAAGTTGTTCCGCAAACAGAAAGTGGATGCTGCTATTAATGAGGCTGTCTCTAGAGTGCTATCGATGGTTGACTCTCCAGAAGCACGCCAGCAATATCGTCGCATTCTTGAAAAGTATCGGCAAGCTAAG